In the genome of Ignavibacteriales bacterium, one region contains:
- the hppD gene encoding 4-hydroxyphenylpyruvate dioxygenase: MSNPLGIIGYDFVEFYVGSAKMWAYWHAKAMGLKITGYSGPETGVKDRVSYYLTNNKIQFVVTSAVKPTNYEISHFVNKHGDGVKRWSLKVKDVRTAYDNAVKNGGIPSRSPKKYEDENGYIEEAALKLYDDAEIIFINRDNYKGIFKPGFGKPIQNINLDYEDTGLLEVDHIVGNVRVNEMNLWANYLNQTLNFETFIEFGEGDISTKYSALLSKVVRSKEGAPVKNPINEPFEGMKKSQIEEYIDEYVGSGIQHIAITTNNIMKTIDSMRKNGVEFLTTPPDTYYQMLKEKGLKITENIDELKKYGILCDLEGKGYLLQLFTKPIGDRPTFFYEIIQRREGAEGFGQGNFQALFESIERDQMLRGNFDKD; this comes from the coding sequence ATGTCTAATCCATTAGGAATAATTGGGTACGATTTTGTTGAATTTTATGTCGGTTCAGCCAAGATGTGGGCTTACTGGCATGCTAAAGCAATGGGGTTAAAAATTACCGGATATTCAGGACCTGAAACAGGAGTTAAGGACAGAGTTTCATACTATCTTACAAATAATAAAATTCAGTTTGTTGTTACCTCAGCAGTTAAACCTACCAATTATGAAATTTCACACTTCGTAAATAAACACGGCGATGGTGTTAAACGCTGGTCATTAAAAGTAAAAGATGTAAGAACCGCTTATGACAATGCTGTAAAGAACGGCGGCATACCTTCACGTTCACCTAAAAAGTATGAAGATGAAAACGGATACATTGAAGAAGCTGCTTTAAAATTATATGATGACGCTGAAATAATTTTTATTAACAGGGATAACTATAAAGGAATTTTCAAACCTGGATTTGGAAAGCCGATTCAGAATATTAATCTTGATTATGAAGATACAGGATTACTCGAAGTTGATCACATTGTCGGCAATGTTCGTGTTAATGAAATGAATTTATGGGCGAACTATCTTAATCAAACGCTGAACTTCGAGACATTTATTGAGTTTGGTGAAGGAGATATCTCCACTAAGTATTCCGCACTTCTTTCAAAGGTTGTAAGATCAAAAGAAGGCGCGCCTGTTAAAAATCCTATCAATGAACCTTTTGAAGGAATGAAAAAATCACAGATCGAAGAATACATTGATGAGTATGTTGGTTCAGGCATTCAGCATATTGCTATCACCACGAACAATATCATGAAGACAATTGATTCGATGAGAAAGAATGGAGTAGAATTTTTAACCACACCACCTGATACTTATTATCAGATGTTAAAAGAAAAAGGTTTGAAAATTACAGAGAACATTGATGAACTTAAAAAATATGGAATTCTCTGCGACCTTGAAGGTAAAGGCTATCTTCTTCAGTTATTTACTAAGCCGATTGGCGATAGACCAACTTTCTTTTATGAAATAATACAAAGAAGAGAAGGCGCTGAAGGATTTGGTCAGGGTAACTTCCAGGCACTGTTCGAATCAATTGAACGTGACCAGATGCTTCGCGGAAATTTTGATAAAGATTAA
- the glmM gene encoding phosphoglucosamine mutase produces the protein MPTLMVSISGIRGVVGDGLDPQTLVKYTSAYADFIGSGKVVVGRDARITGEMVSSIVTGTLNAKGIDVIDIGICPTPTVQYTVKTLNADGGIAISASHNPNQWNALKLLNSTGQFMTPDENKTMLSLLDDSQVNYKSWDKIGKTTKYYEGLQKHIDDVINLKYINAEAIRKRKFRVLLDCVNGAGVYSIPPLLEKFGCEVIKINCEETGIFPRFPEPLPENLVETMKAVKQNNAELGIVVDPDVDRLVLITSDGEPFSEENTITQAVKFILSRNPGAVVVNLSTTRAVDDIAKSFGQKVFRSPVGEANVVKKMKEVDAVIGGEGSGGVIYPALHYGRDALVGIAITLQHMLEFGKTISELKNSLPQYFITKKKIDLVNINPDDVINSMIQKNKSGEINTDDGLRIDFNDHWVHFRKSNTEPIIRIIVECGDKEKSESLAEKYVSEINSLMK, from the coding sequence ATGCCCACATTGATGGTTAGTATTTCAGGTATTCGTGGTGTTGTTGGTGACGGACTTGACCCGCAGACTTTAGTTAAATACACTTCCGCCTATGCTGATTTTATTGGCTCAGGTAAGGTTGTTGTTGGAAGAGATGCTAGAATTACCGGTGAAATGGTTTCATCAATTGTCACAGGAACATTGAATGCAAAAGGTATTGATGTCATTGATATAGGTATTTGTCCGACACCAACAGTTCAGTACACAGTAAAAACCTTAAATGCTGATGGCGGAATTGCAATCTCCGCAAGTCACAATCCCAATCAGTGGAATGCCTTAAAATTATTGAACAGTACCGGGCAATTCATGACTCCTGATGAAAATAAAACTATGTTGAGTCTTCTTGATGATTCACAGGTTAATTATAAATCCTGGGATAAAATTGGAAAGACAACAAAATATTATGAAGGACTACAAAAGCATATTGATGATGTCATCAATCTAAAATACATCAATGCTGAAGCTATAAGAAAAAGAAAATTCAGAGTGCTGCTGGATTGTGTAAATGGTGCGGGTGTTTATTCAATTCCACCGCTTCTCGAAAAATTTGGCTGCGAAGTAATAAAAATTAATTGTGAAGAAACAGGAATCTTTCCCCGCTTTCCTGAACCACTGCCCGAAAATCTTGTTGAAACAATGAAAGCAGTTAAACAAAATAATGCTGAACTGGGAATTGTAGTTGATCCCGACGTTGACAGACTTGTCCTGATTACTAGTGATGGTGAACCATTCAGTGAAGAGAATACAATTACACAGGCTGTAAAATTTATACTGTCAAGAAATCCGGGTGCAGTAGTTGTTAATCTATCTACAACAAGAGCTGTTGATGATATTGCAAAAAGTTTTGGTCAAAAAGTTTTTCGTTCACCGGTTGGTGAAGCTAACGTTGTAAAGAAAATGAAAGAAGTTGATGCTGTTATCGGTGGTGAAGGCAGCGGTGGAGTTATTTATCCTGCGTTACACTATGGTAGAGATGCATTAGTCGGGATTGCAATAACGCTACAACATATGCTTGAATTTGGAAAAACAATTTCGGAATTAAAAAATTCTCTTCCCCAATACTTCATTACTAAAAAGAAGATTGATCTTGTAAATATTAATCCTGATGATGTTATCAATTCTATGATTCAAAAAAATAAATCAGGTGAAATTAATACTGATGATGGATTGAGAATTGATTTTAATGATCACTGGGTTCATTTCAGAAAATCCAACACTGAACCGATTATAAGAATAATTGTTGAATGTGGTGACAAAGAAAAATCGGAGTCGCTAGCAGAAAAATATGTTAGTGAAATAAATTCACTTATGAAATGA
- a CDS encoding DUF58 domain-containing protein translates to MQQASQDFRKFLEPSIISKLNSLELKARFVVEGFMVGLHRSPYHGFSVEFTEHRPYQQGDSLRDLDWKVFSKTEKYFIKQYEEETNLKAYILLDISKSMNFFSGKNITKIEYSSVLAASLSYIMIKQQDAAGLTLYSDKVNSYLPPKASRSYLQEILKALSKIEPSFKTNTAISLNSIAEKIKRKGLVVIISDLFDDPDMIITALKHFRHQKNEVIVFQVLDPVERTFAFGQDAIFTDMETGEELTTQPYQVQKAYKESMEVFINKIKTECLNANIEYNLIDTSMSFDKALFSYIQKRSRLY, encoded by the coding sequence ATGCAGCAAGCCAGTCAGGACTTCAGGAAATTTCTTGAACCGTCGATCATTTCTAAACTTAATTCGCTTGAGTTAAAAGCAAGATTTGTAGTTGAAGGTTTTATGGTAGGACTTCATCGCAGTCCTTATCATGGCTTTAGTGTTGAATTCACAGAACATCGTCCATATCAGCAGGGTGATAGTTTACGGGATCTTGACTGGAAAGTTTTTAGTAAGACTGAAAAATATTTCATCAAACAATATGAAGAAGAGACAAATCTAAAAGCGTATATTCTTCTTGATATAAGTAAGTCAATGAATTTTTTTTCAGGGAAAAACATTACAAAGATTGAGTATTCTTCTGTACTCGCGGCAAGTCTGAGTTACATAATGATTAAGCAGCAGGATGCTGCCGGACTTACTTTGTATTCCGATAAAGTTAATTCTTATTTACCGCCAAAGGCTTCAAGATCGTATCTACAGGAAATTCTAAAAGCACTAAGTAAAATAGAACCTTCCTTTAAAACAAATACTGCAATATCATTAAACTCAATCGCCGAAAAGATTAAAAGGAAAGGACTTGTGGTTATTATCTCTGATCTGTTCGATGATCCTGATATGATAATAACAGCTTTAAAACATTTCCGGCATCAGAAAAATGAAGTGATTGTGTTCCAGGTTCTTGATCCTGTGGAGAGGACGTTCGCGTTTGGGCAGGATGCAATTTTCACTGATATGGAAACAGGAGAAGAGTTAACGACTCAACCGTACCAGGTACAAAAAGCTTATAAGGAATCAATGGAAGTGTTCATTAACAAAATCAAAACTGAATGCCTTAATGCAAACATTGAGTATAACCTTATTGACACTTCAATGTCTTTTGACAAAGCTTTGTTCAGTTATATTCAGAAGCGCTCCCGCTTGTACTAA
- a CDS encoding tetratricopeptide repeat protein, translating into MKFIIPFFILSALLISGCSGESAEDLMKAARQNIDQQKYIEAAPLLEKLVAEFPENELAPTALYDLANLYQKRNLTDLTEKQALVKASELFKKVYDDYPSSKEAAYSLFMAGFIKANEPISEYKDATELYNLFIEKFPNHEMVSSAKAELKFMGIPADQIITDTTLTRK; encoded by the coding sequence ATGAAATTTATTATCCCGTTTTTTATTCTATCTGCACTTTTAATTTCAGGTTGTTCCGGTGAATCTGCTGAAGATTTAATGAAAGCTGCCAGACAGAATATTGATCAGCAAAAATATATTGAAGCTGCGCCTCTCCTTGAAAAACTCGTAGCGGAGTTTCCTGAAAATGAACTGGCTCCGACAGCTCTGTATGATCTTGCCAACTTATATCAAAAACGTAATCTGACTGATCTTACTGAAAAGCAAGCGTTAGTTAAGGCATCAGAATTATTTAAGAAGGTTTATGATGATTATCCTTCAAGTAAGGAAGCTGCATATTCGTTATTTATGGCTGGGTTTATTAAAGCCAATGAGCCCATCTCAGAATATAAAGACGCCACTGAGTTGTACAATTTATTCATTGAAAAATTTCCTAATCACGAAATGGTTTCCTCAGCCAAAGCTGAATTAAAATTTATGGGAATTCCGGCAGACCAGATAATTACTGACACAACTCTAACGCGGAAATAA
- a CDS encoding T9SS type A sorting domain-containing protein gives MKSFTKLFLVSFLLISFTFLSAQDNISFTDDNLQTASIIEQRDQGGYGSVFNAGTWYPSGTYPNLPAVTYFQSSVWLGDTLYVHTPSTTGGISSTIIKYTLDGSWTNATPLPASMVGGVLVACNGKLYYVAGSTVAINGTATNTLFEYTPSTGSWTSKAVLPAVLAGHGAVAWGDSVIFVVGGPYTGSGTNLNIHYYRLATDTWATISNSLPSGQGRRTFALGISGNKIIMSSGYNTAFLKTTWVGTIGSDASQLTWTAAPDVPTTWAGLSRPGGTAMGDYFFVVNGERAGAGGYYDTTHVYQISTNTWIDIINNIPFKMSNIFNAVAPKMVNDTIRLFIPGGYGSLTGATPGAGTNLFNVAQCGDLVIPVELISFYGSSTDHIVNLSWSTATETNNYGFEVQRNSGDGYVEVGFVSGYGSTSEIQHYSFIDSKVPYGTYLYRLKQIDFDGTFEYSNEIEIKILPPSVFALDQNYPNPFNPSTTISFSLAKDSRVTVKVFDVVGQEVATIVNNSFGTGSHEINFDASNLNSGVYIYRLEASAVDGSTFSAVKKMTLTK, from the coding sequence ATGAAATCATTTACTAAATTGTTTTTAGTTTCCTTCCTTTTAATTTCATTTACATTTCTATCAGCGCAGGATAATATTTCCTTTACCGACGATAATCTGCAAACTGCTTCAATCATTGAACAGAGAGATCAAGGTGGATACGGTTCGGTTTTTAATGCCGGTACATGGTATCCATCAGGAACATATCCTAATCTTCCTGCAGTCACATATTTTCAGTCATCGGTATGGTTGGGGGATACACTATATGTTCATACACCTTCTACCACAGGAGGAATTTCTTCAACTATTATTAAGTACACGTTAGATGGCTCCTGGACAAACGCAACACCCTTGCCCGCTTCAATGGTTGGTGGTGTGTTGGTAGCCTGCAATGGAAAACTTTATTATGTCGCCGGCAGCACTGTTGCAATCAATGGAACTGCTACCAATACCCTTTTCGAATATACTCCTTCAACTGGCTCCTGGACTTCAAAAGCTGTTTTGCCTGCAGTGTTGGCCGGACATGGGGCGGTTGCATGGGGCGATAGTGTTATATTCGTCGTTGGTGGTCCGTACACAGGTTCCGGAACCAATCTTAATATTCACTATTACCGGCTGGCAACGGATACATGGGCTACGATTAGTAATTCATTACCATCAGGACAAGGCAGAAGGACATTTGCTTTAGGAATAAGCGGGAATAAAATAATCATGTCCTCGGGATACAACACTGCATTCCTTAAAACTACATGGGTTGGTACAATTGGTTCTGATGCAAGCCAGTTGACCTGGACAGCCGCACCGGATGTACCCACAACCTGGGCTGGATTAAGTCGCCCCGGCGGAACAGCGATGGGTGATTATTTCTTTGTAGTTAATGGTGAAAGAGCCGGTGCCGGCGGATATTATGATACAACACATGTATATCAAATAAGTACAAATACATGGATTGACATCATAAACAATATTCCTTTTAAGATGTCAAATATTTTTAATGCTGTTGCACCAAAGATGGTAAATGATACCATCAGATTGTTTATCCCCGGTGGCTATGGTTCATTAACCGGTGCCACGCCTGGGGCAGGTACAAATTTATTTAATGTCGCTCAATGTGGTGATCTGGTAATTCCGGTTGAATTAATTTCTTTCTACGGCTCTTCGACTGACCATATTGTTAACCTGTCTTGGTCAACTGCAACTGAAACAAACAACTATGGCTTTGAGGTTCAAAGAAATTCCGGAGATGGATATGTTGAGGTAGGATTCGTCAGCGGTTACGGATCAACCAGTGAGATACAACACTATTCATTTATTGATTCCAAAGTTCCATACGGCACTTATCTTTATAGATTAAAACAAATAGATTTTGATGGTACTTTCGAATATTCAAATGAAATCGAAATCAAGATTCTGCCGCCATCAGTTTTTGCACTTGATCAGAATTATCCAAACCCATTCAACCCAAGTACAACTATATCATTCAGTCTTGCAAAAGATTCAAGAGTAACAGTAAAAGTGTTTGATGTAGTAGGACAGGAAGTTGCAACAATAGTAAATAATAGCTTCGGCACAGGAAGCCACGAAATTAATTTCGATGCTTCAAATCTGAATAGCGGAGTATATATTTACCGGCTGGAAGCCAGTGCTGTTGATGGAAGCACTTTCTCAGCAGTTAAGAAAATGACTCTTACCAAGTAA
- a CDS encoding T9SS type A sorting domain-containing protein: MKQTLLLFAFLFVLVLSSSSFAQDYSVMDFDPDVVAVQADTIPPVGFPFPTLFNFHYSTIGTPAINGGTVGAMYFNNLFYLNRWNSTMLYRYNGGQSGPTTLSDSAVYQGSIRDLTTDGNFLFGSAASTTIHIMNANGISQGTITSAGGVARAIAYSADENVFFVCDFSNNIGVINAVSGALVRTLTGTSTISSKYGMAYSNVAGDVPAVWVWGQGTTANPFNTLTKINPQTGAVLATYLFGPYPVPVGSTSHSGIAGGAEVCQIGDKIVLILNHQNWAVTGYVLADIIPVELTSFTASSNGSDVTLNWQTATETNNHGFEVQRKIGERFTTIGFVEGFGTTTETKDYTFTDSKVASGTQVYRLKQIDFDGASEYSQEVEVEVITPSVFALDQNYPNPFNPSTTISFSLAKDSRVTVKVFDVVGQEVATIVNNSFGTGSHEINFDASNLNSGVYIYRLEASAVDGSTFSAVKKMTLTK; this comes from the coding sequence ATGAAACAAACACTGTTACTTTTCGCTTTTCTCTTCGTTCTTGTTCTAAGTTCATCTTCATTTGCTCAGGATTATTCAGTCATGGATTTTGATCCGGATGTAGTAGCCGTTCAGGCGGATACAATTCCTCCGGTTGGTTTTCCTTTCCCGACTCTGTTCAATTTCCATTATTCAACAATCGGTACACCTGCTATTAATGGTGGGACAGTAGGTGCCATGTATTTTAACAATCTGTTTTATTTAAACAGGTGGAATTCAACCATGTTGTATCGTTACAATGGAGGACAATCAGGTCCAACAACGCTTTCGGATAGCGCAGTTTATCAGGGTTCAATAAGAGATTTAACAACTGATGGAAACTTCCTGTTTGGAAGCGCAGCTTCAACTACAATTCATATAATGAATGCCAATGGTATTTCTCAAGGAACTATCACAAGTGCCGGTGGGGTTGCAAGAGCAATCGCATATTCAGCCGATGAAAATGTTTTCTTTGTTTGCGACTTCTCAAATAATATTGGTGTTATAAATGCTGTTAGCGGTGCACTGGTTAGAACTTTAACCGGCACATCAACAATCTCTTCCAAATACGGTATGGCATATTCTAATGTTGCAGGTGATGTTCCTGCTGTATGGGTTTGGGGACAAGGAACAACAGCAAATCCATTTAATACATTAACCAAAATAAATCCGCAAACAGGAGCTGTATTGGCCACTTATTTGTTTGGACCATATCCTGTGCCGGTTGGAAGTACATCACACAGCGGTATTGCCGGCGGCGCTGAAGTATGCCAGATCGGTGATAAGATAGTTCTGATATTAAACCATCAGAACTGGGCTGTAACTGGTTATGTTTTGGCTGATATTATACCAGTTGAATTAACTTCTTTCACTGCATCTTCTAATGGAAGTGATGTAACTCTAAACTGGCAGACAGCTACAGAAACAAATAACCATGGTTTTGAAGTTCAGAGAAAAATCGGTGAGAGATTTACCACAATCGGTTTTGTTGAAGGATTTGGAACCACAACCGAAACGAAAGATTATACTTTTACTGATTCAAAAGTTGCTTCAGGTACACAGGTTTACAGATTGAAACAAATCGATTTTGACGGTGCATCAGAATATTCTCAGGAAGTTGAAGTTGAGGTTATTACTCCTTCAGTTTTTGCACTTGATCAGAATTATCCAAACCCATTCAACCCAAGCACAACTATATCATTCAGTCTTGCAAAAGATTCAAGAGTAACAGTAAAAGTGTTTGACGTTGTTGGACAGGAAGTTGCAACCATAGTAAATAACAGCTTCGGCACAGGAAGCCACGAGATTAATTTCGATGCTTCAAATCTGAATAGCGGAGTTTATATTTACAGACTGGAAGCCAGTGCTGTTGATGGAAGCACATTCTCAGCAGTTAAGAAAATGACTCTAACAAAATAA
- a CDS encoding T9SS type A sorting domain-containing protein, which yields MKKTSSSRFFLLALVLLMTLSINLLAQEAPSAGPVPFVNSKVDYATNNGIDLLAGTAYAHSTNTNTFVSLPVPGGTPLTTIGAMTYGSFASSGTFGAGGVFYLTTVTSGLFTVNLTTGVGTLVAPLSVSNLNGISYDPVSGNYYAVDATNLYTVNVATGTVTLVGSMGITGSLFIDIAINCAGEAYSYNLADDNGYRINLATGAATLLGPLGFNANFGQGMAFDKQDGTLYLMAFDNTAFTMQLRTMNLTTGATTLVFDYGLNQIAPFDVNNTCGPPVGPGPATNPSPGSGATGVSASLPQLTWQNPAGATGNQTFFGTSPGSLNMVQSGTLATSYNIPMGTLNYSTTYYWRIDEIDGSGTTTGPTWSFTIESDPNIQAIFFDDFEASTDTVPVNFTVINDGGTLVWRVFGSPYPNAYTMPATSSGKVFSADADEGGSGTGPTTLLSTAVLTTPLNCSNYSNISLQFDSDWNAIDAADSCYVDVSNNGTTWVNYLSYGGVDVRNTTVTLDISATADGQSTVWIRFKSVQPGWDWWWTIDNVLVEGVIPVELSAFTALANGNNVVLNWSTATETNNHGFEVQRKVGSEFVAVGYVEGAGTTTETQNYTYTDREVGTGTHTYRLKQIDLDGTFEYTQEVEAEIISPSVFALEQNYPNPFNPSTKISYSLAIDSRVTLKIFDVLGQEVMTLINSSITSGLHEVNFNASNLNSGVYFYTIDAQGVDGSNFTSTKKMILTK from the coding sequence ATGAAAAAAACCTCTTCTTCTCGCTTCTTTCTCCTCGCTTTAGTGTTATTAATGACACTAAGTATAAATCTCTTAGCACAAGAAGCTCCTTCTGCCGGTCCTGTCCCGTTTGTTAATTCAAAAGTTGATTATGCAACAAACAATGGTATTGATTTGCTTGCTGGAACTGCTTACGCACACTCAACAAACACAAATACTTTTGTTAGTTTGCCTGTGCCTGGCGGTACACCTTTGACAACAATCGGCGCAATGACCTACGGAAGTTTCGCATCTTCAGGTACATTCGGTGCTGGCGGAGTATTTTACCTTACAACTGTTACTTCAGGATTATTTACAGTTAATCTTACAACAGGTGTTGGTACTTTAGTGGCTCCACTGTCGGTTTCAAATCTAAATGGTATTTCTTATGATCCTGTGAGTGGAAATTACTATGCTGTGGATGCTACAAACCTTTACACAGTGAATGTAGCTACAGGAACTGTCACTCTGGTTGGTTCGATGGGAATTACAGGAAGTTTATTTATTGATATCGCTATCAACTGCGCAGGCGAGGCATATTCATACAACCTGGCAGATGATAATGGATACAGAATTAATCTTGCTACTGGTGCTGCTACTTTATTAGGACCTCTTGGATTTAATGCAAACTTTGGTCAAGGCATGGCTTTTGATAAACAGGACGGCACACTTTATTTAATGGCATTTGATAATACAGCATTTACAATGCAGTTAAGAACTATGAATCTGACAACAGGTGCTACTACACTTGTTTTCGATTATGGTTTAAACCAGATCGCACCATTTGATGTTAACAACACATGTGGTCCTCCAGTTGGTCCTGGACCGGCAACAAATCCAAGTCCTGGCTCCGGTGCAACAGGTGTTTCAGCTTCATTACCTCAGTTGACATGGCAAAATCCAGCTGGTGCTACTGGAAATCAAACTTTCTTTGGTACAAGTCCTGGAAGTTTAAATATGGTTCAAAGTGGTACTCTAGCTACATCTTATAATATTCCAATGGGTACTTTAAACTATTCTACTACATATTACTGGAGAATAGATGAAATAGACGGTAGTGGCACAACGACAGGTCCGACCTGGTCATTTACTATTGAATCAGATCCGAATATTCAAGCAATATTCTTTGATGATTTTGAAGCAAGTACAGATACTGTACCTGTTAATTTTACGGTAATAAATGATGGAGGAACTCTTGTTTGGAGAGTTTTTGGTTCACCTTATCCAAATGCTTATACAATGCCGGCAACCTCATCAGGTAAAGTATTTTCTGCTGATGCCGATGAAGGCGGAAGCGGAACAGGTCCAACAACATTACTCTCAACCGCAGTGTTAACTACTCCTTTGAACTGTTCGAACTATTCAAATATTTCACTTCAATTTGATTCAGATTGGAATGCAATTGATGCCGCAGATTCATGTTACGTTGACGTTAGTAATAACGGAACAACTTGGGTTAACTATCTCTCGTACGGCGGTGTTGACGTAAGAAATACAACTGTAACTCTCGATATATCAGCTACAGCAGATGGTCAATCTACAGTATGGATCAGATTTAAATCTGTTCAGCCAGGATGGGATTGGTGGTGGACAATTGATAACGTTTTAGTTGAAGGCGTTATCCCGGTTGAGCTTAGTGCTTTCACTGCACTTGCAAACGGAAACAATGTTGTACTTAACTGGTCAACCGCAACTGAGACAAATAATCACGGTTTCGAAGTTCAGAGAAAAGTTGGCAGCGAATTCGTTGCTGTTGGTTATGTTGAGGGAGCCGGTACAACTACCGAAACCCAGAATTACACTTATACTGACAGGGAAGTTGGAACAGGTACTCATACATACAGACTAAAACAAATTGATCTTGATGGCACATTCGAATACACCCAGGAAGTTGAAGCTGAGATAATTTCTCCTTCAGTATTTGCTTTAGAGCAAAACTATCCTAATCCGTTCAACCCGTCAACAAAGATCAGTTATAGTTTAGCAATTGATTCAAGAGTAACTCTGAAAATATTTGATGTACTTGGTCAGGAAGTAATGACTCTCATTAATTCCTCAATTACTTCAGGATTGCATGAAGTAAACTTTAACGCATCTAACCTGAACAGCGGTGTATATTTCTATACAATCGATGCACAGGGTGTTGATGGTTCGAATTTCACTTCAACAAAGAAAATGATCCTAACCAAGTAA
- the purE gene encoding 5-(carboxyamino)imidazole ribonucleotide mutase, whose amino-acid sequence MDTKKPLVSIIMGSDTDLQIMNEAASILKEFNIPVELRILSAHRSPYELEKFASSAVERGVKIIIAGAGGAAHLPGVTAAFTPLPVIGVPVKAKSLDGLDSLLSIVQMPSGVPVATVGINMAKNAGILAAQILAVSDSQLLNAMLQYKKKLSEESINKNKKIVDAV is encoded by the coding sequence ATGGATACAAAGAAACCGCTGGTTAGTATTATTATGGGTAGTGATACAGATCTCCAGATAATGAATGAAGCTGCGTCTATACTAAAAGAATTTAATATACCTGTAGAGCTAAGAATCTTATCTGCACATAGATCACCATACGAACTTGAAAAGTTTGCTTCATCTGCTGTTGAAAGAGGAGTTAAAATAATTATTGCTGGGGCAGGCGGTGCTGCTCATTTACCTGGAGTTACCGCAGCATTTACACCGTTGCCTGTTATAGGTGTTCCGGTAAAAGCAAAATCGCTTGATGGTTTGGATTCATTATTATCAATTGTACAAATGCCGTCTGGTGTACCGGTTGCAACGGTCGGTATTAATATGGCTAAGAATGCAGGAATACTTGCCGCGCAAATCCTTGCAGTATCCGATTCACAGTTATTAAATGCTATGCTTCAATACAAAAAGAAACTGAGTGAAGAATCGATAAATAAGAATAAAAAAATAGTTGATGCAGTTTAA